From the genome of Haloterrigena sp. KLK7, one region includes:
- the psmB gene encoding archaeal proteasome endopeptidase complex subunit beta has product MRAPQHNSDFSRTVDQLADDPNPYEPEIGSMPQNDLTRADLENVNKTGTTTIGISTADGVVIATDMRASLGGRFVSNKNVQKVEQIHPTAALTLVGSVGGAQSFISSLRAEVNLYESRRGEEMSIDALATLAGNFARGGPFFAIHPILGGVDEEGSHVYSIDPAGGVMEDDYTVTGSGMQLAYGHLEQAYEEDMSNEEAVSVAAHGIKSAVERDTGSGNGVFLCEITDEGVDIHGHHDFDEVL; this is encoded by the coding sequence ATGCGAGCACCTCAGCATAATTCGGACTTCTCCCGTACCGTCGACCAGTTGGCCGACGATCCGAACCCCTACGAGCCCGAAATCGGGTCGATGCCCCAGAACGACCTGACGCGGGCCGACCTCGAGAACGTCAACAAGACCGGGACGACGACCATCGGCATCTCGACGGCCGACGGCGTCGTCATCGCGACGGACATGCGCGCCAGCCTCGGCGGCCGGTTCGTCTCGAACAAGAACGTCCAGAAGGTCGAGCAGATCCACCCGACCGCCGCGTTAACGCTCGTCGGCTCGGTCGGCGGCGCTCAGTCGTTCATCTCGAGTCTCCGCGCCGAGGTCAACCTCTACGAGTCCCGACGCGGCGAAGAGATGAGCATCGACGCGCTCGCGACGCTGGCGGGCAACTTCGCCCGCGGCGGCCCGTTCTTCGCCATCCACCCGATTCTGGGCGGCGTCGACGAGGAGGGCAGCCACGTCTACAGCATCGACCCCGCCGGCGGCGTCATGGAGGACGACTACACCGTCACCGGCTCCGGGATGCAACTCGCCTACGGTCACCTCGAGCAGGCCTACGAGGAGGACATGTCCAACGAGGAGGCCGTCTCGGTCGCGGCCCACGGCATCAAGTCCGCCGTCGAGCGCGACACCGGCTCCGGTAACGGCGTCTTCCTCTGTGAGATCACCGACGAGGGCGTCGACATCCACGGCCACCACGACTTCGACGAAGTGCTGTAA
- a CDS encoding DUF555 domain-containing protein translates to MGNYLVAMEAAWLVRDVEEIDDAIGVAVSEAGKRLNSEDMDYVEVEVGATGCPACGEPFDSAFIAADTALVGLALEMEVYNADSEEHASRIAKSEVGGALRDVPLSVVDIIETEEED, encoded by the coding sequence ATGGGCAATTATCTCGTCGCGATGGAAGCCGCATGGCTCGTTCGTGACGTCGAGGAGATCGACGACGCGATTGGCGTCGCCGTCAGCGAAGCCGGGAAACGACTGAACAGCGAGGACATGGACTACGTCGAGGTCGAGGTCGGCGCGACGGGCTGTCCCGCCTGCGGCGAACCCTTCGACTCGGCCTTCATCGCGGCCGACACCGCGCTCGTGGGGCTGGCCCTCGAGATGGAAGTGTACAACGCCGACAGCGAGGAACACGCCTCCCGAATCGCCAAGAGCGAGGTCGGCGGCGCGCTGCGGGACGTTCCCCTCTCGGTCGTCGACATCATCGAGACGGAAGAAGAGGACTGA
- a CDS encoding CBS domain-containing protein, with product MELPTPADLRQRRTELGLTQSELAETADVSQPLIARIEGGDVDPRLSTLRRIVNALEKAESDVVRAEDLMNEAVVNVSPDDAVKEAARKMEEEAYSQLAVIQDGIPVGSISQSDLVHLDSEARDEPVEEHMSESFPTVSKDATLDEISNLLEHYKAVMITEAGETVGIITEADIASRFS from the coding sequence ATGGAACTACCGACGCCCGCGGATCTGCGCCAGCGCCGTACCGAACTCGGGCTGACCCAGAGCGAACTCGCGGAGACGGCCGACGTCTCACAGCCCCTGATCGCCCGGATCGAGGGCGGGGACGTCGACCCGCGGCTCTCGACGCTGCGGCGCATCGTCAACGCCCTCGAGAAGGCCGAGAGCGACGTCGTCCGCGCCGAGGACCTGATGAACGAGGCCGTCGTCAACGTTTCTCCCGACGACGCCGTCAAAGAGGCCGCTCGGAAAATGGAGGAGGAAGCCTACTCCCAGCTCGCCGTCATTCAGGACGGCATTCCGGTGGGCTCGATCAGCCAGAGCGACCTCGTCCACCTCGATTCGGAGGCCCGCGACGAACCCGTCGAGGAGCACATGAGCGAGAGCTTTCCGACGGTGTCGAAGGACGCGACGTTAGACGAGATCAGCAACCTGCTCGAGCACTACAAGGCCGTGATGATCACCGAGGCCGGCGAGACGGTCGGGATCATCACCGAAGCGGACATCGCCTCGCGGTTCTCCTAG
- a CDS encoding ABC transporter ATP-binding protein has translation MLDITNLSASYGKTPILRGVDVSVDEGEIVGIMGKNGVGKTTLIKAVMGLLEADEGRIEFDGEDVTDEPADVRARRGMGYIPQGRDVFPELTVEENLRMGETINAGDDRLQYEAVYDYFPILEERRGQEAGTMSGGQQQMLAIGRALIGNPDLLLLDEPSEGVQPSIVQDITRDLRSVNEELGTTICFVEQNLHVVQNLAERCYAIDKGEIVDELGRDRLQSRDAVTEYLAV, from the coding sequence ATGCTCGATATCACCAATCTATCCGCGTCATACGGCAAGACACCGATCCTCCGCGGCGTCGACGTCAGCGTCGACGAGGGAGAGATCGTCGGTATCATGGGGAAAAACGGCGTCGGCAAGACGACGCTAATCAAGGCCGTCATGGGTCTGCTCGAGGCCGACGAGGGCCGGATCGAGTTCGACGGCGAGGACGTCACCGACGAACCGGCCGACGTCCGCGCCCGTCGCGGGATGGGCTACATTCCGCAGGGCCGGGACGTCTTCCCCGAGTTGACCGTCGAGGAGAACCTGCGGATGGGCGAGACGATCAACGCGGGCGACGACCGGTTGCAGTACGAGGCCGTCTACGATTACTTCCCGATCCTCGAGGAACGGCGCGGTCAGGAGGCGGGGACGATGAGCGGCGGCCAACAGCAGATGCTCGCTATCGGTCGCGCGCTGATCGGCAACCCCGACCTCCTGCTGCTGGACGAACCCTCTGAGGGCGTCCAGCCCTCGATCGTCCAGGACATCACGCGAGACCTGCGGAGCGTCAACGAGGAACTCGGGACGACGATCTGCTTCGTCGAACAGAACCTCCACGTCGTCCAGAACCTCGCGGAACGCTGCTACGCCATCGACAAGGGGGAGATCGTCGACGAGCTCGGTCGCGACCGCCTCCAGTCGCGGGACGCGGTGACGGAGTATCTGGCGGTGTGA
- a CDS encoding ABC transporter ATP-binding protein: MGASDPTVMTTQAVDETGEGSSRILQMRDLRKEFGGLTATDDVDFAVEEGELRCLIGPNGAGKSTFLNLLTGQLEPTAGEIYYDGHEITELPSHERVNRGISMKFQVPSIYEGLTVAGNLRIPLQQVADSDEFEERTTEILDRFDLLAERGTVASDLSHGQQQRLEIGMAMALEPKLMLLDEPVAGLSVEETAEIADLLREISDDDGVALIVIEHDIDFVESIADRVTVLDQGSIFREGSIEAVTSDPEVKRIYLGEDD; this comes from the coding sequence ATGGGCGCTAGCGACCCGACCGTCATGACGACGCAGGCCGTCGACGAGACCGGTGAGGGTTCCTCGCGGATCCTGCAGATGCGGGACCTGCGCAAGGAGTTCGGCGGGCTCACCGCGACCGACGACGTCGACTTCGCCGTAGAGGAGGGGGAACTGCGCTGTCTCATCGGTCCCAACGGCGCGGGGAAGAGCACCTTCCTCAACCTGTTGACGGGCCAGCTCGAGCCCACCGCCGGGGAGATCTACTACGACGGCCACGAGATCACCGAGCTGCCGTCCCACGAGCGGGTCAACCGCGGCATCAGCATGAAGTTCCAGGTTCCGAGCATCTACGAGGGGCTGACCGTCGCGGGGAACCTGCGGATTCCGCTCCAGCAGGTCGCCGACAGCGACGAGTTCGAGGAACGAACGACCGAGATCCTCGACCGGTTCGATCTGCTCGCCGAGCGCGGGACCGTCGCGTCCGACCTCTCGCACGGCCAACAGCAGCGACTCGAGATCGGGATGGCGATGGCGCTCGAGCCGAAACTGATGTTGCTGGACGAACCCGTCGCCGGGCTCTCGGTCGAGGAGACCGCGGAGATCGCCGACCTCCTGCGGGAGATTTCGGACGACGACGGCGTCGCGTTGATCGTCATCGAACACGACATCGACTTCGTCGAATCGATCGCGGATCGCGTCACCGTCCTCGATCAGGGCTCGATCTTCAGGGAGGGCTCCATCGAGGCGGTCACGAGCGATCCCGAAGTCAAGCGGATCTACCTCGGAGAGGACGACTAA
- a CDS encoding ABC transporter permease subunit: MSVDSSDGPLAGLRRPFEGPNTMGNTPGFWLGFAVAVAVLAALPVLFGYYAAEIGAVFLAYALLGVSLAFIWGYCGILSFGQVAFFGVAGYAFGVVAINVPTPAGATLGLLAGVAASTAFAAALGYFMFYGGVRDVYVTIMTLVVALVLYTFMGQTAGGEWAIGDARLGGFNGMSGVPDLAVGIGSTGFEVGIVAHYYVTLGALVATYLGLRALVNSQFGYAMVATREDESRTEMFGYNTTFIKFAVFTLGGAIAGLSGVLFTTQNNYIDPSVFGITAAALPVVWASVGGRTSLIGTVGAALAIQFVDYQLALSGSEWALVIIGSLLVFVVLVMPEGVAPRLRDAIVDYRSSEPTPADTPAGTEEVSD; this comes from the coding sequence ATGAGCGTCGACTCGAGCGACGGACCCCTGGCCGGGCTCCGTCGGCCGTTCGAGGGGCCGAACACGATGGGCAACACGCCGGGGTTCTGGCTCGGCTTCGCCGTCGCCGTGGCCGTCCTCGCGGCGCTGCCGGTCCTCTTCGGCTACTACGCCGCCGAGATCGGCGCCGTGTTCCTCGCCTACGCCCTGCTCGGGGTGAGCCTCGCGTTCATCTGGGGCTACTGCGGCATCCTCAGCTTCGGGCAGGTGGCCTTCTTCGGCGTCGCCGGCTACGCGTTCGGCGTCGTCGCGATCAACGTGCCGACGCCGGCCGGCGCGACGCTTGGCCTGCTGGCGGGCGTCGCCGCCTCGACGGCCTTCGCCGCCGCGCTGGGCTACTTCATGTTCTACGGCGGCGTCCGGGACGTCTACGTGACGATCATGACGCTGGTCGTCGCCCTGGTCCTCTACACGTTCATGGGCCAGACCGCCGGCGGCGAGTGGGCGATCGGCGACGCCCGCCTCGGCGGCTTCAACGGCATGAGCGGCGTCCCCGACCTCGCCGTCGGGATCGGCTCGACCGGTTTCGAGGTCGGGATCGTCGCCCACTACTACGTGACGCTGGGCGCGCTCGTGGCGACCTACCTCGGACTGCGCGCGCTGGTCAACAGCCAGTTCGGGTACGCGATGGTCGCGACTCGCGAGGACGAGAGCCGGACCGAGATGTTCGGCTATAACACGACGTTCATCAAGTTCGCCGTCTTCACGCTCGGCGGCGCGATCGCCGGCCTCAGCGGCGTCCTGTTCACGACGCAGAACAACTACATCGATCCGAGCGTGTTCGGCATCACCGCCGCCGCCCTGCCGGTCGTCTGGGCCAGCGTCGGCGGTCGGACCTCGCTGATCGGCACCGTCGGCGCCGCGCTCGCGATCCAGTTCGTCGACTACCAGCTCGCATTGTCGGGCAGTGAGTGGGCACTGGTGATCATCGGCTCGCTGCTGGTGTTCGTCGTCCTCGTGATGCCCGAGGGGGTCGCGCCGCGGCTCCGCGACGCGATCGTCGACTACCGCTCGTCCGAGCCGACGCCGGCGGATACCCCGGCCGGGACCGAGGAGGTGAGCGACTGA
- the urtB gene encoding urea ABC transporter, permease protein UrtB, giving the protein MAAPELLNLGFEFVEIFAFIVLATVGLAVIFGMMGIINLAHGEFILVGAYATAFAVAAGLPLAVAMAVGVVVTAIFGLVLERLIIRRLYGRLLDSMVVTWGISLVMIQLTRIAFGNTAPGVGIPFGQLPVVDGPVYYLVLAVVAVGVLAGLYALFMWTDFGVRARATMQDEETARSMGVDTDRMYMATFAIGSGLAGLAGALYAPVMTVTPEYGTSFLVESFVAVVVGGASVLVGTVLASGFLGAVNAAVTNLAGTFMGQVAMLVAAIVAIRLLPDGITGLLEDLRERGGESE; this is encoded by the coding sequence ATGGCGGCACCGGAACTCCTGAACCTCGGCTTCGAGTTCGTCGAGATCTTCGCCTTCATCGTCCTCGCGACGGTGGGATTGGCGGTGATCTTCGGCATGATGGGGATCATCAACCTCGCCCACGGCGAGTTCATCCTCGTCGGCGCCTACGCGACCGCCTTCGCCGTCGCCGCGGGACTGCCGCTGGCGGTCGCGATGGCCGTCGGCGTCGTCGTGACGGCCATCTTCGGGCTCGTCCTCGAGCGGTTGATCATCCGTCGGCTCTACGGCCGACTGCTCGATTCGATGGTCGTCACGTGGGGGATCAGCCTCGTGATGATTCAGCTCACCCGGATCGCCTTCGGCAACACCGCGCCCGGCGTTGGCATCCCGTTCGGGCAGCTCCCGGTCGTCGACGGCCCCGTCTACTACCTCGTACTCGCGGTCGTCGCGGTCGGCGTGCTCGCCGGGCTGTACGCGCTGTTCATGTGGACGGACTTCGGCGTCCGCGCACGCGCGACGATGCAAGACGAGGAGACCGCCCGCAGCATGGGCGTCGACACCGACCGGATGTACATGGCGACGTTCGCCATCGGCTCCGGGCTGGCCGGCCTGGCCGGCGCGCTGTACGCGCCCGTGATGACCGTCACGCCCGAGTACGGGACCAGCTTCCTCGTCGAGTCGTTCGTCGCCGTCGTCGTCGGCGGCGCCTCGGTCCTCGTCGGCACGGTGCTGGCCAGTGGCTTCCTCGGTGCGGTCAACGCCGCGGTCACGAACCTCGCCGGGACCTTCATGGGACAGGTCGCGATGCTGGTCGCCGCCATCGTCGCCATCCGCCTCTTGCCCGACGGGATCACCGGCCTGCTCGAGGACCTCCGCGAGCGAGGAGGTGAGAGCGAATGA